The Hypomesus transpacificus isolate Combined female chromosome 3, fHypTra1, whole genome shotgun sequence genome has a window encoding:
- the LOC124485433 gene encoding cytochrome c oxidase assembly protein COX16 homolog, mitochondrial, which yields MFTLKALKKNKTVRYGVPMLLLIVGGSFGLKEFTQIRYDAQKIRKKLDPSLEAKVNTQKQSVILEEEYEKMKALNLEEWKNIRGPRPWEDSREYQEQQRARQSRQA from the exons ATGTTTACCTTAAAGgcacttaaaaaaaacaagacaGTCAGATATGGTGTTCCAATGCTC TTGCTTATAGTTGGAGGTTCTTTCGGACTCAAGGAGTTTACACAGATCCGGTATGATGCCCAGAAGATAAGGAAGAAG CTGGACCCTTCACTGGAGGCTAAAGTGAACACCCAGAAGCAGTCTGTCATTCTGGAGGAGGAGTACGAG AAGATGAAGGCCCTGAACTtggaggagtggaagaacatcCGTGGCCCTCGTCCCTGGGAGGACTCCAGGGAGTAccaggagcagcagagagccaggCAGAGCCGGCAAGCTTGA
- the slc8a3 gene encoding sodium/calcium exchanger 3 — MERSRTGNPGTSACLWLGLVSVAVAFLCTEARTTPSPAVAEHNATCKGNSKCNPGIILPIWYPEDPSMGDKIARVIVYFVAMIYMFLGVSIIADRFMAAIEVITSQEKEIVIKRPNGETTTTTIRVWNETVSNLTLMALGSSAPEIMLSVIEVCGHGFEAGQLGPATIVGSAAFNMFVIIGLCVSVIPDGETRKIKHLRVFFVTAGWSIFAYIWLYMILAVFSPNVVQIWEGLVTLSFFPICVVLAWVADRRLLFYKFMRKKYRADKHRGVIIETEGDRSKGIEMDGKMANSHFADGGATSNLMGLIEGKEVDESRRDMIRILKDLKQKHPEKELDQLVEMANYYALSHQQKSRAFYRIQATRMMTGAGNILKKHVAEQAKRSASVQEVHVEEPEEYVSRIAFDPAVYQCLENCGAALLTLVRKGGDISKTIYVDYKTEDGSANAGADYEFTEGTVVFKAGEVVKDISVGIIDDDIFEEDEHFFVRLSNVRVLEAEDELLSPNSLPYPRAMLGCFPVATVTILDDDHAGIFTFESDSAHVSESVGVMEVKVLRTSGARGTVIVPFRSVEGLAKGGGEDFEDIYGELEFKNDETW; from the coding sequence ATGGAGCGATCACGGACGGGGAATCCGGGGACATCCGCCTGCCTCTGGTTGGGGCTGGTGTCTGTGGCAGTAGCCTTCCTGTGCACGGAGGCCCGGACCACTCCGAGCCCAGCGGTGGCCGAGCACAATGCCACCTGCAAGGGAAACTCAAAGTGCAACCCTGGGATCATCCTGCCCATCTGGTACCCAGAGGACCCCTCCATGGGGGACAAGATTGCGCGGGTCATCGTCTACTTTGTGGCCATGATCTACATGTTCCTCGGCGTGTCTATCATCGCCGACCGCTTCATGGCGGCCATTGAGGTCATCACCTCCCAGGAGAAGGAGATTGTCATCAAGAGGCCCAACGGGGAGACGACCACCACAACCATCCGGGTGTGGAACGAGACGGTATCCAACCTCACCCTGATGGCCCTGGGCTCCTCCGCCCCCGAGATCATGCTCTCCGTCATCGAGGTGTGCGGACACGGCTTCGAGGCCGGCCAGCTGGGCCCCGCCACCATCGTGGGAAGCGCCGCCTTCAACATGTTTGTCATCATcggcctgtgtgtgtccgtcatCCCCGACGGGGAGACGCGCAAGATCAAGCACCTGCGGGTGTTCTTCGTCACGGCGGGCTGGAGCATCTTCGCCTACATCTGGCTCTACATGATCCTGGCCGTGTTCTCGCCCAACGTGGTGCAGATCTGGGAGGGCCTGGTGACGCTCTCCTTCTTCCCCATCTGCGTGGTCCTGGCCTGGGTGGCCGACCGCCGGCTGCTGTTCTACAAGTTCATGCGCAAGAAGTACCGCGCCGACAAGCACAGAGGCGTCATCATCGAGACCGAGGGCGACCGCTCCAAGGGCATCGAGATGGACGGCAAGATGGCCAACTCGCATTTCGCCGACGGCGGCGCCACCAGCAACCTGATGGGCCTGATCGAGGGCAAGGAGGTGGACGAGTCCCGCCGCGACATGATCCGCATCCTCAAGGACCTGAAGCAGAAGCACCCGGAGAAGGAGCTGGACCAGCTGGTGGAGATGGCCAACTACTACGCCCTGTCCCACCAGCAGAAGAGCCGCGCCTTCTACCGCATCCAGGCCACGCGCATGATGACGGGCGCCGGCAACATCCTGAAGAAGCACGTGGCGGAGCAGGCCAAGAGGAGTGCCAGCGTCCAGGAGGTCCACGTGGAGGAGCCCGAGGAGTACGTGTCCCGCATCGCCTTCGACCCCGCCGTCTACCAGTGCCTGGAGAACTGTGGGGCCGCCCTGCTGACCCTGGTCAGGAAGGGCGGGGACATCTCCAAGACCATCTACGTGGACTACAAGACGGAGGACGGCTCGGCCAACGCGGGGGCCGACTACGAGTTCACCGAGGGCACGGTGGTGTTCAAAGCGGGCGAGGTGGTGAAGGACATCAGCGTCGGCATCATCGACGACGACATCTTCGAGGAGGACGAGCACTTCTTCGTGCGCCTCAGCAACGTGCGCGTCCTGGAGGCCGAGGACGAGCTGTTGTCCCCCAACAGCCTCCCGTACCCCCGGGCCATGCTGGGGTGTTTCCCCGTGGCCACCGTCACCATCCTGGACGACGACCATGCCGGCATCTTCACCTTCGAGAGCGACTCGGCGCACGTGAGCGAGAGCGTGGGCGTCATGGAGGTGAAGGTGCTGAGGACTTCCGGGGCGCGTGGGACCGTCATCGTGCCCTTTCGCTCGGTGGAAGGACTGgccaagggaggaggggaggactttGAAGACATCTACGGAGAGCTGGAGTTCAAAAACGATGAAACCTGGTAA